Genomic DNA from Desulfonema ishimotonii:
ATGGCCGGTGGTGGGATTGGAAGGTCAGAAGCTGGTTTACTGGTCCGGAGAGCGGCTGGTCCGGGACGGGAAGCACGGGAAGTTCACCGCTTTGAAACCGCTGCCACCTCTGGCCGGGGCGGATGCCGGAAAAGCGGGGGCCGGATTATCCTTACATGCGCTCCAGGGCCTCATCCACCGTTGAAACGATCGTCAGAAACGAGTCAAACCCGGAGATCTCAAAAACCTCCCGGACATAATCCCGCATGGCGCACAGCATCAGTTTTCCCTCAAGTCGCTTCAGATCCTTGGTCGCCTTGAGGATCACCCGAAGCCCGGCGCTGGAGATATAGTTCAGCGCCTCAAAATCGAGGATCATATGGTGGCTGCCGTTTCTGATGGCCGCAGAGACGTGGTCTTCAAATTCCGGCGACGTGTTTGAGTCGAGCCGTCCGCTGATCCGGATCACGCTGGCCGCCCCCTGCTTTTCTTCAATAATTTCCATCCTGTTCCTTCTCCGTCTTTATTTTTTTATCCTTCCGCAGATGATCTGTTCCGCACCACTGATTTCTTAATGGTCAGCCGGTTTTTCCCCCCGGCCCGGACATAGGAGATGTCATCGGTCATCTGTTTCACCAGATGAATCCCCAGCCCCCCGATCTGCCGCTCTTCAATGGGGCAGCAGATTTCGGGCCTGTGGGCAGGCAGCGGGTTGAAGGGAATCCCGTCATCTTCGATGGTGACGCTCAGCTCATCATCATTTAGCGATATCGAAAAATGAATCCGGTGGGAGGTCTCATCCCGGTATCCGCAGTGGACAATGTTGGTAAAGAGTTCATCCAGGGCCAGATTGACCTCAAATACAGATTTCTGACAGATACCGTGTGCCCTGCCGAAGGCGTCCAGCTTCTGCTCCAGGCGGTTCAGATCGGCCAGGTCATTGTGCAGTGCAAAGATCATCTCCTTATCTGTCATCTCGCCCGTACCTTCCCCTGTCCGTTAAATCAGGCTGATGCCTGCCGACTTCATGGCTGCGTCATCTTCTTCCGCATGGTGCGTCAGAAACTGTTCCTCCCAGGCGTACAGCCTCTCCACAACGGTCCTCAGCACCTGTGGCATCAGATCCGGGAACTGTTCCATGGCCCTGGAGAACTTGTCGCGGGGCATCACCAGGCAGGTGATATCGCTTACGGCTCTGAGGGAGTAGAGCCGATGAACATGCCCGATCATTGCGGTTGCGCTGATAAAGTCCTCCGGCCCGTATTCCCGGATCTCCCAGGTCCGGTTTTTCCCCTCCCGGATCAGTTGTGCCTGCCCGGAAAGGAGATAAAAGGCCTGGCCGTCGTCCTCCCCCTGCCGGAAGAGGTAATCCCCGGCCTTGAACAGCTCCCTGGTGCAAAGATAGGCAAAGACCTTGAGGGTTTCAAGGGGGAGCTTTGAAAAGAAGTAAATCTGTCTCAGAATATTGAGATGTTCTTTGAATTCACAGGCCTGAAAGGTCTCATTGCTTCCCGTGGATAAGTTCATACAGCAGTCCTTTCTTTTCGATAAGTTCCTCATAGGTTCCCATCTCCCCGATCTTTCCGGCCTTCATCACGATAATCCGGTCATAGTTTCTGATAATATCGAGGCGGTGGGCAATGGCGATCACCGTGCTTCTGCCCTTCCACTGCTGCTCCAGGAGATTCTGAATCCGGGTCTGGGAATTGTTGTCCAGGGCGGAGGTGGCCTCGTCCATGATCAGTATTCTCGGGGCCTTGAGAAATACCCTGGCAATGGCCAGCTTCTGGCGCTGTCCGCCGGACAGCTTGTCGCCCTTGCTGCCCACCTGGAACTGCATCCCGATCTGAAGCACCGTTTCCAGCAAATCCTCTTCGATCAGCAGCTGGATCACACTGTGCCGGATCTTTTCCAGGGACTGGGGCGTGGTGCGCTTCATCTTCCCGAACAGAATGTTGTTCACAAGCGGCTCGGTTCGGATGTAGCGGGACGGGTCGAAAAAGGAGATGGCTCCGGGGCGGTCCGCCGAGACTCTGTCCCGGAACAGCGCCCGGCCCTCCAGGATCAGCGATTCGAGAATTCCCGGCAGGCCCACCATCTTGTGCTGGCCCGGTGAAAACCGGAGGGCCACGTCCAGCAGCTTCTGCCGGTCCCGGATTGACAGTTTGTGCAGACGGGTTTTCTGCAACCGGGCCACCAGGTTTTTGTATGTCTCCAGCTCGTGGGGCTCCAGCGGGCTTTGTTCAAAGAATATGGCCTCCGGCGGCAGGTTGCCCAGAATATCAACGGTCTGCCGGGCCAGTTCGGCCCCCAGACTGAGCAGGGGGCGGGTCAGGTCGGCCTGGTCCAGGAAGGTCAGAAAATAGTCATTCCAGTTCAGATGCGGGATGGAAAAATCCGCTTCCTCCGTCGTGCCGAAAATGATATTCTCGGCAATGCCCGAATGGAAGAGGTAGTTCTCCGTGTCGTAAAATTCCACATAATCGCTCAGGATATCGCCGAACTCCGCCTGAAAGTTTTCACGAACCCTTATAATCCGTGAAATCAGGTCCGCATGGCGTTCCCTGTCCAGCACCATGGTCAGGCCCAGGCGCAACACGTCGGCAAAGATACCGGCCTGCTGAAGGGCCGAAATCATATCGTCGAGGCTCGGACGGGGCCGCGCACCGGCCTGCTCCCCGTCGATGAGCGGGGAGCAGGCGTAGAGCAGATTTTCCTCAATGGTCCCGTCAAAGATAAAGGGCGTCTGGGAGACGATGCCCGTATTGACAATCATATCCCGCTTGCTCAGCTCCGAAACCTCTCTGCCGCCGATCAGCACATGGCCATCCGTGTATTTGTAGAGCTGGGCAATACAGTGGGCCAGCGTGCTTTTGCCGCTTCCGGAAAAGCCGACCACCGCCAGATGTTCGCCGGGCTTCAGGG
This window encodes:
- a CDS encoding STAS domain-containing protein, with product MEIIEEKQGAASVIRISGRLDSNTSPEFEDHVSAAIRNGSHHMILDFEALNYISSAGLRVILKATKDLKRLEGKLMLCAMRDYVREVFEISGFDSFLTIVSTVDEALERM
- a CDS encoding ATP-binding protein, whose product is MTDKEMIFALHNDLADLNRLEQKLDAFGRAHGICQKSVFEVNLALDELFTNIVHCGYRDETSHRIHFSISLNDDELSVTIEDDGIPFNPLPAHRPEICCPIEERQIGGLGIHLVKQMTDDISYVRAGGKNRLTIKKSVVRNRSSAEG
- a CDS encoding Crp/Fnr family transcriptional regulator, translated to MNLSTGSNETFQACEFKEHLNILRQIYFFSKLPLETLKVFAYLCTRELFKAGDYLFRQGEDDGQAFYLLSGQAQLIREGKNRTWEIREYGPEDFISATAMIGHVHRLYSLRAVSDITCLVMPRDKFSRAMEQFPDLMPQVLRTVVERLYAWEEQFLTHHAEEDDAAMKSAGISLI
- a CDS encoding ABC transporter ATP-binding protein/permease — encoded protein: MGKTEKYQAVTERPLGSWVRASDLRLQILLLLIITITVFARVLPLEMQKKIVNEAIFLKNTDLLVTYCGIYLAAVLTASGLKYLINVLQTLIGQRALADMRKALYHHILTLPLGFFRKTQPGMVVASLVSEIAAAGDFVGMAIAVPVTNVLTLLAFGGYLIWLNPLLGLVSLSIYPVVLFLVPQLQKRANRANKRRVEATRELSDKIAESVSGIHEIHGNGTYHIEGRKYDRIVDRLRKIRVVWNLYRYGVKTGNNFFNSLSPFLIFILGGYLTIRGQLELGALVAFLSAQEKLYDPWKELLEFYQSYQDASVRYEKVMEYFNTLPEHLTEPPGRAPYVLDGSIEVRDLGFSTESDIRLLDRVSFTLKPGEHLAVVGFSGSGKSTLAHCIAQLYKYTDGHVLIGGREVSELSKRDMIVNTGIVSQTPFIFDGTIEENLLYACSPLIDGEQAGARPRPSLDDMISALQQAGIFADVLRLGLTMVLDRERHADLISRIIRVRENFQAEFGDILSDYVEFYDTENYLFHSGIAENIIFGTTEEADFSIPHLNWNDYFLTFLDQADLTRPLLSLGAELARQTVDILGNLPPEAIFFEQSPLEPHELETYKNLVARLQKTRLHKLSIRDRQKLLDVALRFSPGQHKMVGLPGILESLILEGRALFRDRVSADRPGAISFFDPSRYIRTEPLVNNILFGKMKRTTPQSLEKIRHSVIQLLIEEDLLETVLQIGMQFQVGSKGDKLSGGQRQKLAIARVFLKAPRILIMDEATSALDNNSQTRIQNLLEQQWKGRSTVIAIAHRLDIIRNYDRIIVMKAGKIGEMGTYEELIEKKGLLYELIHGKQ